A genomic region of Oryza glaberrima chromosome 1, OglaRS2, whole genome shotgun sequence contains the following coding sequences:
- the LOC127759933 gene encoding uncharacterized protein LOC127759933, giving the protein MHHLRLSTRSATRPTIFTSPLFNHHPPLALSRHRSIVSTSTTLLQIINHIANLHLRNVACSRHELLKYLAFSFSSSGDHRLIAMPSSYLMSRRFSYRRLKKLPAAAPPDVPQQLQEQYYAAITAAAAGGGGGIGRRRRVRWRSFGDGGGGGRRMRPRLRISRLARVLRRRAAAVGGAVRASVAKVVRRLREGSPYVGDLFAGNYMFMQVTPSPTMAAAGFAKNGVVPYYHHGIIAGGKNSKLGTTCSPSVMYKVKFN; this is encoded by the coding sequence ATGCATCATCTTCGCCTCTCGACTCGATCTGCCACTCGCCCAACCATATTTACATCCCCACTCTTTAATCACCACcctcctctcgctctctctcgccatcgatcgatcgtctcAACCTCAACCACATTATTGCAAATAATTAACCACATTGCCAATCTGCATTTGCGAAATGTCGCGTGCTCGCGTCACGAGCTGCTGAAATacctcgccttctccttctccagctccGGTGATCATCGGCTGATCGCCATGCCGTCGTCTTACCTGATGAGCAGGAGGTTCTCCTACCGCAGGCTCAAGAAGCttccagcggcggcgccgcctgaTGTGCCGCAGCAGCTGCAGGAGCAGTACTACGCGGctatcaccgccgccgccgcgggcggcggcggcggcattggcaggaggaggagggtgaggtggaggtcgttcggcgatggcggcggcggcgggaggaggatgAGGCCGAGGCTGAGGATCTCGAGGCTGGCGAGGGTGCtgcggaggagggcggcggcggtgggcggcgcggtgAGGGCGTCGGTGGCGAAGGTGGTGCGGCGGCTCAGGGAAGGGAGCCCCTACGTCGGTGACCTCTTCGCCGGGAACTACATGTTCATGCAGGTCACCCCGTCGCCGACCATGGCCGCCGCTGGCTTTGCCAAGAACGGCGTCGTGCCGTACTACCACCACGGCATCATCGCCGGCGGCAAGAACAGCAAGCTCGGCACGACGTGTTCACCTAGCGTGATGTACAAAGTTAAGTTCAATTAG
- the LOC127754792 gene encoding uncharacterized protein LOC127754792 — protein MGKEAVGEGQHQQQRPPDGAGGGGGGRGGRGGGGGRGGSGRLGWWWWCCCCGVGGVVRLKCVAALVLGVAVLLSAVFWLPPFARRGRGSEGPDPGAGFDADIVASFRLHKMVPELNGNASKLELDIYEEIGIPNSTVVVNSLQLVGSNWTNVIFSIVPYPKNLTLSSTGLSILRSYFMSFVVRQSTLQLTESLFGNSSSFEVLKFPGGITIIPPQTAFLPQKPHATFNFTLNFPIYKVQDRIDELKDQMKTGLLLNSYENLYIKLANLNGSTVDPPTIVETSIFLEVGNHQPSVPRMKQLAQTITNSSSGNLGLNHTVFGRVKQISLSSYLRHSLHSGGGSEAPSPAPMHHHGHHHHHHHHHGHEDSRHSAPAQAPVHYPVHEPRYGAPPPSRCPYGTDKPKNKAHVMPAPEPTANGHHFASPVALPPHSLSPRNPNVHSRSPIPSPPVLPEPPLPTVSFAHAHPPSEHTSRRDPAGLSALAPAPHSSNATRSLWRSIHWANIVPLVCILMSLL, from the exons ATGGGGAAGGAGGCCGTCGGCGAGGggcagcaccagcagcagcgccCGCCGGATGGGGcagggggcggaggaggcggaagaggaggaagaggaggaggaggaggaaggggaggtaGCGGGCGactggggtggtggtggtggtgctgctgctgcggtgtCGGTGGGGTGGTGCGGCTGAAATGCGTGGCGGCGCTCGTGCTCGGCGTCGCCGTGCTGCTGTCGGCGGTGTTCTGGCTCCCGCCGTTCGCGCGGCGCGGGAGGGGATCAGAGGGCCCGGATCCGGGCGCCGGCTTCGATG cTGATATAGTGGCAAGCTTTAGGCTGCACAAGATGGTTCCTGAGCTGAATGGAAATGCATCAAAGCTTGAATTGGACATTTATGAGGAAATCGGCATTCCTAACTCCACT GTGGTAGTAAATTCACTACAATTAGTTGGATCAAACTGGACAAATGTTATCTTCAGCATTGTGCCTTATCCAAAGAATTTGACTTTATCGTCAACAGGGCTGAGCATTCTTAGGTCTTATTTTATGTCCTTTGTCGTGCGGCAGTCGACACTCCAGTTAACCGAGTCCTTATTTGGAAATTCATCGTCCTTTGAAGTGCTTAAATTCCCAGGAGGAATTACAATCATTCCGCCACAAACTGCTTTCCTTCCTCAGAAACCTCATGCAACTTTTAACTTCACTCTTAATTTCCCAATCTACAAAGTGCAAGACAGAATCGATGAGTTAAAGGATCAAATGAAAACTGGGTTACTGCTCAATTCCTATGAG AATCTGTATATCAAGTTGGCGAATTTGAATGGTTCAACGGTTGACCCTCCAACTATTGTTGAGACCTCCATTTTTCTTGAAGTTGGGAATCACCAGCCATCTGTACCAAGGATGAAGCAGTTGGCACAAACAATTACTAATTCATCTTCAGGAAACCTGGGTCTGAACCATACCGTATTTGGCAGGGTGAAGCAGATAAGCCTTTCATCCTATCTTAGACATTCTTTACATAGTGGGGGTGGTTCTGAAGCACCTAGTCCAGCACCCATGCACCATCATGgtcaccatcaccatcatcaccatcaccatggtCATGAAGACAGCAGGCATTCGGCTCCGGCTCAGGCTCCAGTACATTACCCTGTGCATGAACCCAGATATGGAGCTCCACCTCCATCTCGGTGTCCATATGGTACTGACAAGCCAAAGAATAAAGCTCATGTAATGCCAGCTCCTGAGCCTACAGCCAATGGCCATCATTTTGCTTCACCAGTTGCTTTGCCACCTCACTCACTGTCACCACGGAATCCCAATGTGCACAGTAGGTCCCCTATTCCATCCCCTCCAGTTCTTCCAGAACCACCTTTGCCCACTGTTTCTTTTGCTCATGCTCATCCTCCAAGTGAACATACATCAAGAAGAGATCCTGCTGGATTGTCGGCTCTGGCCCCTGCACCTCATTCAT CAAACGCTACTCGGAGCCTGTGGCGTTCCATTCATTGGGCCAACATTGTGCCTCTTGTGTGTATTCTAATGAGCCTACTATGA
- the LOC127785933 gene encoding rop guanine nucleotide exchange factor 3-like isoform X1: MAAALLLAPVVAPCSSMVFGSCHKLEPLPAGKKTMWRREMDCLLSVCDYIVEFYPSSRTPRWHQSRGHGHQAKIRHLHQPPSSTMSSSSFQRSTHRNEDKWWLPVPCVPDAGIFGKARKDLQQKRDCATQIHKRDCAKFFLTELAPPLHPPPAASQLRRRPSAPPAAARGEREDRERDREKG, from the exons atggcggcggcattGCTGTTGGCGCCAGTGGTGGCGCCGTGCTCGT CCATGGTGTTCGGGAGCTGCCACAAGCTAGAGCCATTGCCGGCGGGGAAGAAGACGAtgtggaggagggagatggactGCCTCCTCTCCGTCTGCGACTACATCGTTGAGTTCTACCCCTCCTCGCGGACTCCCCGATGGCACCAAAGTCGAg GTCATGGCCACCAGGCCAAGATCCGACATCTACATCAACCTCCCTCGTCgacgatgtcgtcgtcgtcgttccagCGGTCGACGCACCGGAACGAGGACAAGTGGTGGCTGCCGGTGCCATGCGTCCCCGACGCCGGCATCTTCGGCAAGGCCCGCAAGGACCTCCAGCAGAAGCGCGACTGCGCCACCCAGATCCACAAGCGCGACTGCGCAAAGTTTTTTCTTACAGAActtgcgccgccgctccacccgccgcctgccgcctctcagctccgtcgccgcccctctgcgccgcccgccgccgctcgaggggagagagaggatagagagagggaCAGAGAGAAGGGGTAg
- the LOC127785933 gene encoding rop guanine nucleotide exchange factor 3-like isoform X2: MVFGSCHKLEPLPAGKKTMWRREMDCLLSVCDYIVEFYPSSRTPRWHQSRGHGHQAKIRHLHQPPSSTMSSSSFQRSTHRNEDKWWLPVPCVPDAGIFGKARKDLQQKRDCATQIHKRDCAKFFLTELAPPLHPPPAASQLRRRPSAPPAAARGEREDRERDREKG; encoded by the exons ATGGTGTTCGGGAGCTGCCACAAGCTAGAGCCATTGCCGGCGGGGAAGAAGACGAtgtggaggagggagatggactGCCTCCTCTCCGTCTGCGACTACATCGTTGAGTTCTACCCCTCCTCGCGGACTCCCCGATGGCACCAAAGTCGAg GTCATGGCCACCAGGCCAAGATCCGACATCTACATCAACCTCCCTCGTCgacgatgtcgtcgtcgtcgttccagCGGTCGACGCACCGGAACGAGGACAAGTGGTGGCTGCCGGTGCCATGCGTCCCCGACGCCGGCATCTTCGGCAAGGCCCGCAAGGACCTCCAGCAGAAGCGCGACTGCGCCACCCAGATCCACAAGCGCGACTGCGCAAAGTTTTTTCTTACAGAActtgcgccgccgctccacccgccgcctgccgcctctcagctccgtcgccgcccctctgcgccgcccgccgccgctcgaggggagagagaggatagagagagggaCAGAGAGAAGGGGTAg
- the LOC127785922 gene encoding nascent polypeptide-associated complex subunit alpha-like protein 1: MTAAETQEELLRKHLEEQKIEGDEPILEDDDDDEDDDDDEDDKDDDVEGAGGDASGRSKQSRSEKKSRKAMQKLGMKTITGVSRVTIKKSKNILFVISKPDVFKSPNSDTYVIFGEAKIEDLSSQLQTQAAEQFKAPDLSNVISKAEPSAAAQDDEEVDESGVEPKDIELVMTQATVSRSRAVKALKAANGDIVTAIMELTN, translated from the exons ATGACGGCCGCCGAGACGCAGGAGGAGCTGCTCCGCAAGCACCTCGAGGAGCAAAAGATCGAG GGAGATGAGCCTATCCTTgaggatgacgatgatgacgaggatgatgatgatgacgaggatgaCAAAGATGATGATGTGGAAG GAGCAGGAGGTGATGCTAGTGGAAGGTCTAAGCAGAGTAGGAGCGAGAAAAAGAGCAGGAAAGCCATGCAGAAACTTGGCATGAAGACCATCACTGGTGTGAGCCGTGTCACTATCAAAAAGAGCAAGAAC ATTCTGTTCGTCATCTCTAAACCAGATGTCTTCAAGAGCCCAAACTCAGACACCTACGTCATCTTCGGTGAGGCGAAGATCGAGGATCTGAGCTCGCAGCTGCAGACTCAAGCTGCAGAGCAGTTCAAGGCACCTGACCTGAGTAACGTCATCTCAAAGGCCGAGCCTTCTGCAGCAGCTCAGGATGACGAGGAGGTCGATGAGTCTGGCGTCGAGCCGAAGGACATTGAACTGGTGATGACACAGGCCACCGTGTCGAGATCGAGGGCGGTGAAGGCGCTTAAGGCTGCTAACGGTGACATTGTCACTGCCATCATGGAGCTGACGAACTAG